The nucleotide window atgataaaataatttataattatgcttatccTTTATAAAGATACCAACATTTGtacagcaatacttcagcagaacattccacctgtcacaaacttcagaaaattgtgcatcatgcattagaatgagaacacaacatTGCTGGGCTTCAAAAATAcaataactaaataaatgtgGAACATTGTTTCTCAAAAGGAGGATAAtttggccccccatgtgctacttaaagaaatacttcacacaaaaattcaaatgctctcattatttactcaccctcatgccacctgtctatgactttctttcttcagaacacaaattaagatttttagaagaatatttcagctttcaaCCAATTTTGACGCTACACAAAGtacataaaagcaacataaaagtaatacatacaactccagttgtttaatccatgacttcagaattgatatgacgtgtggggagaaacagatcagtatttaagtctagtctttgctagaaattattttcTCTGCCCAGAAGgttgcgatatgcatgaagaatgtgaatcaccaaaaagaagaaagtgaaagttaaagtggagattgactgagcagggaggagaattaaaagtaaaaaggaattaaatattgatctgtttctcaccacatatatcatatttcttctgaagacatggattaaaccactggaggcaaatggattagactacttttatgctgatttatgtgatttgtggagcttcaatattttagcaccgattcactttcaatgtatggaccaaaagagcagaaatattcttctaaaattcttaatttgtgttctgcagaagaaagtcatacacatccaggatggcatgagggtgagtaaatgatgagagaatttttattttttgggtgaatgattccttttaaagcgtgatgtagcccctgtaccaaacaacttttcccatgcatGCTCTAcatcctctattgtgcaggacatgacgtgctaaatgatcctgcttatttagcatttttttgcattctttgcattgtctgaaaatgttttatgcacaacaataacatgCTGGAGCCCAGCGCGGCTGCTTAAAAAGTCTGTAGGACGGGCCGCCATGCACAGTAATAGGCCAGCCAAAATTACACagtggcccaccgggaaaattcccggtGCTCCCGAATGCCAATCTGCCCTGTGTGAGTCTACACCACTCTTTACTATGTGAAAATGCCAGTAAGTTGTTTTTttctgtcactgtaaatgtttgttttttcgacACCTATggaggtaaattggacctggcagatcacattcaggCAGCTATGAAACACCACACTTTTTCATAATTCAAGCAAGGGGGGTTTGtgggtttacgaggacatttctttaggttacaaactggtaattaccaGTATTATGCAATACATGTGGTTTATGagtacatttctagtgtcccctttaatcaaatcacttaaaaaacatactaaactatgtttgtttttgtttttttatataaaaaagtttttgtgagggttagatttacgggtagggttagtgttaggggatagaatctatagtttgtacagtataaacatatttatgtctatggagagtcctcattaggATAGCTGCatcaacatgtgtgtgtatgtgtgtgtgtgtgtgtgtatgtataaatatagTAGCACCCCTTCCCTCATTCCTCTTGTGCGACCttctggacatttttgtcttttcaatcactttggctgtgttaatgctaaTGGCACAAatttagccaaaggtgtgtatttttgggggaattttgatatttcaatgtcagttcctataatacatctataatacactgtgaacacaaaatagttacactcaggaccgtaagaaaaaatattttgcaatatttgaCTAGTGCCAAAAACAAGACTAGTAAAAAAAActagtgccattaaagcataaaatcttgaattctatgatattatgctatCATGCCAGagcctggcttcaaaatgtatattttaaatattttcctcCAGACGGTGCCATTaatctcatgtttagcctatggagcaaatacataattatttcttcttttctgtttgctgtattatagagcactgcaggccaactgaataaatgatgcagctaaaattgtgtgggtgtgttggtatggatatcagagtgtgttttgtatgtgtattgagaaatttgtgtgtgtaaaaaaaaacagtggcattatgtaaacaaactgatatttaaagggttaaactcctgaaaatgaatgaataattggaagttatgatcaggactgatgttggtcagtgaaagtggaaaataatatgaatatataatatttttatggcaattTTTTGATGTGGACATTGTTATCCTATAAGGTACTGAGTCTgagttttttttaatctgacactgcacaaaaaataataatgcatcaaaatcaatgctgtTGCTAATCATTGCTGTTGCAttccccttagcatttagtatatggaaaataattcatCTGGTGTattgttttagtttgtttgtttgtttttaaacaacagtggcattatataaacaaactaatatttaaagggttaaaataatgaaaatgaatgaatatttgatagctatgatcaggactgatgttggttaaaaaaatttactcattgaaagtggaaaataatattaaaatataatattattctggCAGGATTTTGATGCAGACATGTTTGTCATGTAAGggcctctgagtaactttttgaaAATGAACACAAACATTAAAACTCAAAAAATCTGTTCACCTAACTGTGACGCAATGGATGAATGACACAAGATGGCCAGAGGTGTCGTACAGAGATATTTTTAGTTACTTTatgttgtctcttggagtttaaTGAGCACAGAGGCATATCAGTACATCCACAGCATGAAGTTAGGATGTGTATTTAGGAATGAAGTACTCTTTTTTTTCATCTCCTCACTCTACTTCCAGAtgttatgacatcccctgaaTACTTTAAAATACAAATGATAACTTTTTgcaactctataacctgtaaatccacttctCTAGCTAATtgcactttgacatcaacaccatagatatatatatatagaaaacgCTATTCGTCTATGCCTTTTAAAATAaactgtattaaaaagaaaaatcccAATTGCCCCTGGTCTCCCCTACTAAATGAATGAGAAGCTATTCTTtaacttttcattttatataccaCAAGAATGTGAGACTCACCGATGGTTGCTTATTGCTGGCTCACTCCCACATGTTTCTGCCACAGAGAGGACTGGCGCCCTAGGTGGCTGTCTTAGACTGGGCCTTCTGTCTGACTGGCTGCGGCGAATTAATTGCTGGGGTCCTCGTGCAGACACTAGCCTACTATGCTCACCCCAGGGACGAGGTAGAACACCGGTGCAGGCCCATGCCTGAGGGGGCTTAGGTGTGGGAACAGACTGAGCCTCAAATAATGATGATGAGTCACGACAAAACACTGATCTAGCATTGCTAAATATTCTCGAGGTAGATTCTTCACTACTATTGCCTCGAGTGCATTGAAGCACTTTTGGAGAAGTGGGAGGTGATGGTGCCTTGAAGGGGTAGGTGAGGGTGTGGTCTTGCTGCAAGGCAGAAGTGCTTGGCATTATCCGCTGGCCAGCAGAAGGAGGTGTGGGGAGTTTCCGAACAACAGGGGGACTAGATGAAGTTGAAGAAGTGGGTTCACTTTTAAATACTGGAGGGCTAGGGAGGCTCCGATGTAACAATGGTGTGGACGGTAACATGCGAGTTCTTGATACAGGTGGAGTGGCAGGTGTTTGGTACCTAGAGGCACTGTTTGATTCTGTTTCATTGGTACTGTTCTCCTGTTTAACCTCTACATCACTTGAGCAGGAAGAAAGGTTACTTTGGTCCTGCTCAACTGTTCGTTTCTCTGTTGGAGAGTTAGAAGAATGTCTCAAGTGAATAATTTTTCTGGCTTGTTTGTAGAGGGAGGCAGCCTTCTCGTTTTCTGTGTCTATTTTGTGACTGGAATCATGGGGACCACCCTTCCTAAGTCTTCTGGTATCCTGGTGTAAGGAACGGGCTGGTGACATGCTGACTGAGCCCTTATGCAAATTTCCCCTACTAGGTAGCACTGATACAGACTGCAAAGAGGCTCGTAGCCTCTGAGACATTGCTGTCCTTTTTGGCAGAGTGGATCGGCCCCTGCTTGTATTATTTTCCTCTGTGTcctttgtttgtatgttttcaaAGGAATTGTCCATGAGAACCTCAAGCGGAGGGGGTGGTAAATTGTCAATGTCAAGATCTTCTGTCCTTTCAGAGCATTGTGACTCCCCTCGACCACTAACAAAATTATTGACATTGAATACTATTGTGCTAGAGGTACCTAAACCTGGAATGATGGGAACACCACATTTTCTAACACTTTTAAGAGGTCCAAGAACTTTTGCACTCTCTGTCATCTGTTTACTTTCCTCCACACCCAGACTGAAGGAGTCAATCAATTTTTTAACAGAATTCCTCCCCCTACAAAACCCTGAGGATTGGCGGGGTGATGTTGGTGGGCTTGGTGTAGGTGCTGCCTTAACAGGCCCCTTAAGAACTTTCTTGTCTTTGtcttttccattttcttttttcttctctttatcctttttcttttcttcatcaATTTCTTCCTTAACATCCCCTTGTTCCCCTAAATATACTTTTGCATTGCTTACCTTTCTTTGATTATTCAGagaaaaaatgtttatgttcaaagAACGCTGCCTGTTGGTGTCTACAAATGAAATGGCTTGTGTTGGCTGCTGTTGGATTTGCTTGGATGAATCTTGCTTTGTATGTCCTTCACACTTAACCTTGGTCATCCTCTCCAACCTTTGGTTCAGTTCTTTTTGAGTTCTCTCAAGTTCGATGAGTGTAGGATCTTCTGATTTGCTACGCAGATAATCTGCTGATCTTGATCGGCTCTCTTTAGTAACTGTGATCTTTTTCTTTGGCATTCTTGTGGCAGCTGTTTGTGGTCTTCTAGAACTTTTCTCAATATCCTCAGTCCACTGGTGACTACAGCCCTTTGAGCTCTCAGTCTGTTTTGTCTTTACTCCAGAGCTTTGGGATGGCAAAAACTTACCCCGGCCACTGATGGCATCTTTcaactttaaagtcatttctaCATTTTGTGGATTCTCTATGCGCTTTGTTAGCAGGCAATGTGGTTGCTGTCTAAGGTCTGGAGTAGAAGGGTTTGATTGTGTTCTCCATTTATCCttacatttttcatcttttcttcCATCCTCCGCATCCTCCCCTTCACCTTCATCCAAGGAGACAGAGCTAAGCAGTGATTCCATATCCctattttcctttgctgtaataGTGCAAATTGAGTCTATAGAGTTAAGAGAGCTGCTGTTGCTTATTGTTCTGAGAAGTCGGCCTCTGTATGAGGCTTGGTCAACTGGTATAAAACCAGAGGGGCTACATGCCGTAGCACAAATGGTTCCAGTTGACTCAGAACATTCTCTGTGCTGGTGTCGTCTGTCTGAACCTACCAGTGATTCAATTTCTGCACCAATACCACTGTCTTCACTAAACAGCACAGAGTCTTCTGGACCAGACTTTCTCAGTGAGGCAGCCTCAATCTGAGACAGCAACTGCATTAATCTACACTCTGATGCACGCTTTGTCCTGAGCttcttttcaagaatttcagaaaTGGAGGAAATATAATCTACAGCCTCCTCAAGTGCAGTATCCCATCGATTCCACAAACCAATTGACCCACTTGCCGCATCCTCTGGACAGTGTACTGGAGGAGTTGTTGTAGCAGGTCTGGTGGGGGCTCATTTGAGATGGAAGATGTTAAATTTTTTGCTGAGCTGGGTgaagataatttatttttttggcaaggCCAAGCCAGATTTTGTCCATTTTCTTTTAACATCTTCTCTCCCTCTTCTACTATTTCCTGCAGCCCTTTATTTATCTCTTCATAGCGTAGGACCAAGAACGCCAACATGGGATGCAAGGAGATTTGGGTCTGAGCTGCATGATCAAGTATCTCTAACAGGTCTTCATATGTATTTATACTGGGATTGAGATATGCATACGCTGCTTGATGAGCTTTCACCAGTGGATCTGGAAAGTCTACTTTTTCTTCAATACAACATCTTTCCTTGCCTTTCttcttgttcagttttgttaaacCTTTCTTAGACTTTTTCACAGCCTTTTTCTCACAAGCCTCTTgtttttcttcttgtctttcccTCTCTTTAGATAATATATTGATGGTAATCTCTTGTGTACCAAGTTTGGCAGAAGCAACCCCAGCAGTTTCTTGCTCACCTGTAGAGAATTTCCTCCCTAACAAAGTGGAACTTGTGTTGTTCCAAGCTGTTGAGttgtctttatctttttccccTCCTCCAGATCCTCTACTTCCCCCATCATCAGACTGTGATTCTCCTGGGCTTTCTTGGGTTACTGGTAGTAGAGTTCTCCCTCTTCTTAATAGTCCCTGTGCTGCATTGAAATTGTTTCCCCGTGATGGAGAGCAGCCCATTTCAGAGCAGTTGCAGTTCACTGGTTTTTAGACCTTAAATATACAGTCCATCAAAGACGAAGAGGCAGACAACTTCATCTGATGCCAGGAGAGTTTAGAGCCATAACCATCAGCTGCACATGTCATTTTCAAATGACTAATTGCTAAGCACACTGTTGTATTTGAATATCTTTAGGTATCCTAGGTAATCACAGAAGAAAAGCATAAAAAATGAGTATTGAGTATTATCTTTTCATAACATCCAAACAAAGAACAATTATTCCATTGATGATTACAATTGTTTTTGATTCTTCTAAAGCAAATATTTTCAAGCAGTAAGTTCAACATGGCACTGTCCCTCTGTACCTTCTGGAGGACAATTAGCTGAAGAGATTAGTGAGGATTTGAGTGTAGTCCTCAGGGT belongs to Xyrauchen texanus isolate HMW12.3.18 chromosome 16, RBS_HiC_50CHRs, whole genome shotgun sequence and includes:
- the LOC127656633 gene encoding LOW QUALITY PROTEIN: photoreceptor cilium actin regulator-like (The sequence of the model RefSeq protein was modified relative to this genomic sequence to represent the inferred CDS: deleted 2 bases in 1 codon), encoding MGCSPSRGNNFNAAQGLLRRGRTLLPVTQESPGESQSDDGGSRGSGGGEKDKDNSTAWNNTSSTLLGRKFSTGEQETAGVASAKLGTQEITINILSKERERQEEKQEACEKKAVKKSKKGLTKLNKKKGKERCCIEEKVDFPDPLVKAHQAAYAYLNPSINTYEDLLEILDHAAQTQISLHPMLAFLVLRYEEINKGLQEIVEEGEKMLKENGQNLAWPCQKNKLSSPSSAKNLTSSISNEPPPDLLQQLLQYTVQRMRQVGQLVCGIDDTALEEAVDYISSISEILEKKLRTKRASECRLMQLLSQIEAASLRKSGPEDSVLFSEDSGIGAEIESLVGSDRRHQHRECSESTGTICATACSPSGFIPVDQASYRGRLLRTISNSSSLNSIDSICTITAKENRDMESLLSSVSLDEGEGEDAEDGRKDEKCKDKWRTQSNPSTPDLRQQPHCLLTKRIENPQNVEMTLKLKDAISGRGKFLPSQSSGVKTKQTESSKGCSHQWTEDIEKSSRRPQTAATRMPKKKITVTKESRSRSADYLRSKSEDPTLIELERTQKELNQRLERMTKVKCEGHTKQDSSKQIQQQPTQAISFVDTNRQRSLNINIFSLNNQRKVSNAKVYLGEQGDVKEEIDEEKKKDKEKKKENGKDKDKKVLKGPVKAAPTPSPPTSPRQSSGFCRGRNSVKKLIDSFSLGVEESKQMTESAKVLGPLKSVRKCGVPIIPGLGTSSTIVFNVNNFVSGRGESQCSERTEDLDIDNLPPPPLEVLMDNSFENIQTKDTEENNTSRGRSTLPKRTAMSQRLRASLQSVSVLPSRGNLHKGSVSMSPARSLHQDTRRLRKGGPHDSSHKIDTENEKAASLYKQARKIIHLRHSSNSPTEKRTVEQDQSNLSSCSSDVEVKQENSTNETESNSASRYQTPATPPVSRTRMLPSTPLLHRSLPSPPVFKSEPTSSTSSSPPVVRKLPTPPSAGQRIMPSTSALQQDHTLTYPFKAPSPPTSPKVLQCTRGNSSEESTSRIFSNARSVFCRDSSSLFEAQSVPTPKPPQAWACTGVLPRPWGEHSRLVSARGPQQLIRRSQSDRRPSLRQPPRAPVLSVAETCGSEPAISNHRLEDGPIREDKPWSEQTELWSAVRSASHPDLCIVGHGLQRE